CCACAACTCATTTGATTTACTGTGTTCGAGATCAATTATTTGTACTTATGTAGTGAATCTTTTAACACATAAACATGGCCAGAGCCAGAGCTACTGGGTTCAAATGAACCCATAAGTTGAACTCTACATCCGCCTCTGGCATCCTTAGGGCTAGTTGTAGTAAAGTGTGATCAGTCCCATGCTCACATAAGTGTCATGTTATATATTGTGCAACTATTTTACTGCTCCTGAGATATTAGAGTTGTTTTAGTGGTGTCTGATAAGAGAAGTGCTCTGTAGTGTGTAGTTTCGAGATTTTAAACCAGAGTCACTTTTAGCTGAGGTATGTGGGTTTGATCTTCTTCATAGCCAGCCTAGGTTAGTTTTATTGGCAGTTAGTTACGGTTAGTGTATTGTTTTTGGTTAGAGACAATTTATTTAGTATTGGAAGGAAATGGGCTTGAATAGAGCAGAACATGGAAGATGATTTATATAGTTGAGCTAGATGAGTTTAGGATTGAGGCATGGTTGGTTGATTTAGTTACTACTAGGAAACCCTCTTTACAAAAAGAAGACTTGTAATGTTCTCAATCGTGCAAGTTCAAGATTTCGCGTTTCCAATGATCATGGTCTGAACAATGTAGCTTTTAATTTTCTTAGGTTATTAAAGAAAAGAGAGTTCAACGTATCGTGTTCCATGATGAAACTAAATATGTTATTGAACTTTCTGCTATTGAGGCTGAAGATCTTTCTTGATGAAGTTTGACACATTTTTTTATTGTGTGCGGAGCATTTATTAGTGATGGTGTTTGTTGTGTCAGAGAATGTTTTATGAACTCGAGTATGATTATCAAGAGCAGATGTTTGCTGGTTTGTGATGGATCTATGTTTTTGCTATGTACATGTCCAGCACATTCTTTGCCATAATTCATGAATAAAATTATCTTTATTCATCAAAAAAGAGCAGACGTTTGTGATGGGAGTATGTCCAGCTTCTAGCAAGTCTTTTTCGAAATTTTGAAGAGTACACAGAATGTACCTATGGCTCACCCTTTTGACAAGGGTGTGTCAAGGCAAGCAAAGAGGGGAggaagttcttcttcttcttcttcttttttttttttttgaaacggTAACATCTGTAATTCTGTATGTATTAATAAAACCAGTATATAGGTTGTACTGAAACCATAGTTACAAGTgagcaaaagagaagaaaactgATCTGCAATCCTAGCAAGACCCTAGAATATCTAGGATTGATACAATATCTTATGTGTAAATCTATttacaccaaaaacaaaaaagtagAACACCGTTAAGCTTGATCTTTTGCACTGAGTTGCTTTTGTCCTCAAAACATCTGGAATTTCTCTCTTTCCAGATTGTCCACCAAATCCATGCTGGGATAATCCTCCATTTATCTCTGTTTATTGCTCCAGCTCCAGCTTCATCCCAAACTGAAAAGAACTTCATTAATCCTACAAGGCATTGTCCAGGAAATACCTCTGAGACTAATAAAGATTTTCCATAGTTGGTCTGTTATCATGCAGTGTAAAAATAGATAGCTAACTGTCTCAGCAGTTTCCCCACATAGAAAGCATCTTGAGCACAGTGGACGTTATGATATTATCCTGGGTTAAAACAGCCTCCTTTGCTAGTTGCCAGGTGAAACAAGCTACCTTATAGGGAATCTTGATTTTCTATATATGCTTCGATAGCCAATTAGTTATCTGTAAATCAGTGTGATTCAAAATCTTGTATGCTACATTCACCTTGTAAAGTCCTCTGTTGCGACTCTGCCACCATAGTGAGTCCACATTTCAGAAGATGTCAACTTGTTTGGAAATTTATCATGAAGACAATGATAGAGGGTGGTCACATGGTGACGTGGACTTGGTTGctcttttttaatatatattctcttgttaTTTCTTTTTCTATACTTCAGGGGATGCGATTATCATTTGATGTTTGGTAGTTAATGGAGTGGGTTGGTTGTTCTCTCTTTTATAAGTAAAGTTGTTTTGGAACCGAGTAAAATGGTGGATATGGGTACCACGAAaaacaaaatgtgcccatttgtGTTTGATGAAACACGTTGAAGACGTAAAATAagtagataataaataaataaataaaagtgtctCATTTCTAACAACTTACGCTTTTAGATGAGGTTATACACATAGTTCAACAGCTCAACATAGTAGCAATGCAAGCAGAGACTCTGAGTTCAACTCTTATTGCCAAATTCATCAACAAAAATATATCTTAGCACTTAGTCCAAGAAAAAGAACTGCATCCTAGTTTAAGGGGGCATGTCAATgacataaattaaataaatgaaaGGATCCCCTTTCTGTCAACCTAGCGTTTAAATAAGGTGGTACACAGAGTTCAACAAAGCATAATTCTCTTTGGAAACTACAAGATTCCTAAGTATTCTTCCTTAAAAGTGCACATACATGTTGAGTACGTAAACCAATAAGAAATGGGAATTGTTTTTTCAATTTGGACCTGATAGATAGTTGATATAAGGATGCTAAAACTCTCACTTTTAAGTACTTCTGATCCTTTTAAGTGTGAGGTGAACTATGTGCTCATTGATTAAATCCTGAGCATCCTTCTCCAAAATAATTACTTTGGAATGGACCTGcagtttattttcttttctcaaGTTTCTTTGTTCTCTTATGTACTTGATCTATGTGGACTCTGATTTGTCTTCTGTATGCCTCTAGGTCAGAGTCTGGTATTAATTGGCAATGGCAGATGGCCAAGAAAATGATAAGAATATTGAAATATGGAAAATGAAAAAGTTAATCAAAGCCCTACAATCTGCCAGAGGAAATGGCACGAGCATGATCTCTCTTATCATACCCCCTGGTGATCAGATATCTCGTATTACCAAGATGCTGGCAGAAGAATACGGTACTGCCTCAAATATTAAGAGCAGAGTAAACCGTCAGTCTGTGCTCGGTGCAATAACGTCTGCTCAACAGAGGCTTAAACTGTATAACAAAGTTCCTCCTAATGGATTGCTGCTTTATACTGGAACTATAGTGACAGATGATGGGAAGGAAAAGAAGGTCACCTTTGATCTTACGCCTTTTAAACCCATAAATGCGTCTCTCTACTTATGTGACAACAAGTTTCATACCGAACCTCTGGGTGAATTATTGGAATCTGATGAGAAGTTTGGTTTCATTGTTATGGATGGTAATGGCACCCTTTTTGGGACCTTAAGCGGCAATACACGAGAAGTTCTTCATAAGTTCACTGTCGACCTTCCAAAGAAGCACGGAAGAGGAGGTCAATCAGCTCTTCGATTTGCTCGTCTTCGAATGGAGAAACGCCATAATTATGTGAGGAAGACAGCAGAGCTTGCTACTCAATTCTTCATTAATCCAGCCACTAGCCAGCCAAATGTATCTGGACTAATACTTGCTGGGTCGGCTGATTTCAAGACCGAGCTAAGCCAATCTGATATGTTTGATCCGCGCCTACAAGCAAAGATACTTAACGTGGTCGATGTGTCCTATGGTGGGGAAAATGGCTTCAATCAGGCAATCGAGCTGTCCGCTGAGATTCTGGCTAATGTGAAGTTTATACAAGAAAAGCGCTTGATAGGAAAATTCTTTGAGGAAATCAGTCAAGATACTGGAAAGTATGTGTTCGGTGTGGATGACACAATAAAAGGTTTGGAGATGGGAGCTGTTGAAACTCTTATTGTGTGGGAAAATCTTGATATAAACCGATACGTACTGAAAAATAGTGTGACTAATGAGATTGTCGTTAAGCACCTAAACAAGGACGGAG
The sequence above is drawn from the Nicotiana tabacum cultivar K326 chromosome 13, ASM71507v2, whole genome shotgun sequence genome and encodes:
- the LOC107825127 gene encoding eukaryotic peptide chain release factor subunit 1-3 is translated as MADGQENDKNIEIWKMKKLIKALQSARGNGTSMISLIIPPGDQISRITKMLAEEYGTASNIKSRVNRQSVLGAITSAQQRLKLYNKVPPNGLLLYTGTIVTDDGKEKKVTFDLTPFKPINASLYLCDNKFHTEPLGELLESDEKFGFIVMDGNGTLFGTLSGNTREVLHKFTVDLPKKHGRGGQSALRFARLRMEKRHNYVRKTAELATQFFINPATSQPNVSGLILAGSADFKTELSQSDMFDPRLQAKILNVVDVSYGGENGFNQAIELSAEILANVKFIQEKRLIGKFFEEISQDTGKYVFGVDDTIKGLEMGAVETLIVWENLDINRYVLKNSVTNEIVVKHLNKDGEADQSNFKDPATSAELEVQDKMPLLEWFANEYKTFGCSLEFVTNRSQEGSQFCRGFGGIGGILRYQLDMRSFDEPSDEGEYFEDSD